The sequence CGCGCTCGAAGCGCACCTGCGCGCCGCTCACCTGCAGCGCGGGCGCGCCTTCAAGATCGGGCACTTCCTGCGCGGCGCCGAGCAGCGTAAACATGCGGTCCATGTCGGTGAGGCTCTGCTTCAATTCCCGATACACCACGCCGAGAAAATTCAGCGGAATATAAAGCTGCAACATGAACGTGTTGATCAGCACCAGATCGCCGAGCGTGAGCTTTCCCGCCATCACCCCTTGTGTCGCGCGCCACAGAATGAACACGAGCCCCGTGCCGATAATCGCCTGCTGGCCGAAATTCAGCGCCGACAGCGAACGCTGCGATTTGATCGCGGCCGTGCGATAGCGCTTGAGGTTTTCGTCGTAGCGGCTCGCTTCCCACTCTTCGTTGCCGAAGTACTTCACGGTCTCGTAGTTGAGCAGCGAATCAATCGCGCGCGAGTTCGCCTTCGAATCGAGTTCGTTCATCGTGCGGCGGAAATGCGTGCGCCACTCGGTGACCTTCACTGTGAAAACGATGTACGTCGCCAGCGCGATAAACGTGACCACCGCGTAATACCACTCGTATTTGACGACGAAAAAACCGAGCACGAGGCCGACCTCGACGAGCGTCGGCAGAATGCTGTACAGCGAGTACGAGATCAGTTGCGTGATGCCGCGCGTGCCGCGTTCGATATCGCGCGACATGCCGCCGGTCTGCCGGTCGAGATGGAAGCGCAGCGACAGCGCGTGCAGATGGCGGAACACTTTCAACGCCAGTTGCCGCACCGCGCTCTCGGTCACCTTCGCGAACAGAATCTCGCGCAGCTCGGTAAAGAGCGACGTGGACAGCCGCACCACCGCATACGCGACCACCAGCAAACCGACGCCGCCCAGCAGCACGATGGCCGGCGAATCATGCGCGCGACCTAGCGCGGTGAGATGCTGCACCGACGCGAGGCTGTCGACGATCCGCTTCATCACGATCGGCACGCCGAGGTTGGCGACTTTCGCGCCGATCAGGCAGCTCAGCGCGAAGGCGACGCGCCATTTGTAGGTGGCGAGATACGGCAGCAGCGACAAAATCGTCTGCCAGTCGTTGCGCGGCTGGGTGGAGATTGGCGAGGGTTCGGACGAGGGCGTGCGGCGCATGGAGGTCGGCTTGGGGAGAGAATGGAACGGCCGGAGTTCGCAGCGGCGCGCCGACCACAGCAGGCCGATGAATCGGCACACTGCTTTTTGTCGCGCGACCCGGCTGGGCGCTTTCCCGTACAATTCCTGATCCTTATATTGTCGCAGAAGCCGGCTGGCGCCGCTTTCCATGGGCAGTCCGGCCGCCGGTCATCCGTTGGCCTCGCAGCTGGGCCGTGCTTCCACGAAGCGCCGGCAAGATTGCCCCTGAACACCGCCGCCGGTCCAGTCGACCTGGCCCATCCGTTTCTCAAGAGTGTCCCAATGACCGATCTCCTTCAACTCCCGCAAAAGTCCTGCGCGCTGCGCGTCGTGCCGCAACCGTCGGACGCGAACGTTCACGGCGACGTGTTCGGCGGCTGGATCATGGCGCAAGTGGACATTGCCGGCTCGATTCCGGCGAGCCGCCGCGCCAACGGCAGAGTGGCGACCATCGCGGTCAATTCGTTCGTGTTCAAGCAGCCGGTCTTCGTCGGCGATCTGTTGAGCTTTTACGCGGATATCGTCAAGACGGGCAACACGTCGGTGACGGTGTCGGTCGAGGTTTACGCGCAGCGCATGAGCCTGACCGAAGAAGTCGTGAAAGTGACCGAAGCGCTCCTGACCTACGTCGCGACCGATAGCGACCGCCGTCCGCGCGCGTTGCCGGTGGTGGAATAAACGGGCTCAGTTGAAACACGCCGCTGCGCACGCCGCTAAACGGCGGACCCGAACGAAAACGAGGCGCCTGGGCGCCTCGTTTGCATTCCGCTTAACTGAAAAACCACCGTGCCCTGAGACCGCTTACTGGCTAGCCGCCGCTGCGGCAGCCGCCTTTTTCTGCGCGTTCTGAAGGTCGGTCGGATAGTTCGGATCGTTGCGCGACGGGTTATAGCCGTTGGCTTCCAGATTCTTCAACTCAGCGTTTTTCTTGGCCCGCGCCTGCTTGCGCGCGGCCTTGCGCTGGGCCTTCGTGGTGGTCGCTTTCGACGCGGCCACGGGCTTGGCCGCATCTGAATCTTCGCCCGCCGCGCCACCGCCGCCGCTTTGCGCGAACGCCGGTGCGGCGCACGCCACACTCAGTACCACCGATGCCAGCAACACACTCAGTTTCTTTGCAGGTGAAGAAGTCATTGTTCTCTCTCCAGTCGAATTGGCAGTCCGTACGACGGCGCAACGCCCATGACTTTGAACGAGCAGCGACAACGGGTGGACGCAACGCCACGTGAATCGATGCTTCGTGGTTCCCAGCGCAGCTTAAGTTGGGAACCCCGAATATAGCCGACCGAAACCCGTCCGCAAAACGGTTTCCACGCACCAGGACGGGGCTAACGCACGCGAATCGACGTTCAGGCGGAAGCGCTGCCGCGCAGATAAACGTCGACCTGTCCCTCGATCCATTGCGCGAAATGGGCCTGCCGGGCATTGAGCATTTCGCGTTGCTGCCACACGAGCCAGTAGGGATAACGATAAGGCACGCGGATGCCGGTGATCTGCACGAGCTCGCCGCGCGCCAGCGCATGCCCGACCAGGCTGCGCCGTTCGAGCGCGATGCCCTGCCCCATCAGCACGGCGCCGATCACGATGTTCGAATCGTTCGCCGACAACACGACGGCCTCGTCTGCGGGCTCCGCGACCTGGGCCGCGCGGCACCAGTCGGTCCATGGCGTGTCGGGGCTGGAGATCAGCGGACAGGCCATCACGTCCTCGGCCGTGACCGGAAAGCGCCCGTTCGGCGCGAGCGCGAAATGCGGCGCCGCGACCGCGACGATCTCGTCGTCGAACAGCTTCTGCTGCGCGACGTCGGGCCAATGCCCCTGGCCCATTCGAATGCCGACGTCGCATGCGCCCTGGCGCAGATCCTCGACTTGCAGGCTCGTCAGCAAACGAACCCGATAGTACGGATGCGCCTCGCGAAAGCTCGCGAGACGCGGCACGAGCCAATGCTGCGCGAACGACGGCAACGTCGCGATCACCAGTTCGCTTTCCTGCGGACGCGCCTGCGCGCGACGCGTGGCGTGCGTGATGTCGCGCAGCGCGGTGCGGATTTCGAGCGCGTAGAGACGCCCCACTTCGGTCAGCCGCAGCCCGCGTGCCTCGCGAATAAACAACGCGAGACCCATGCTGTCTTCGAGCACCTTGATCTGCTGGCTCACCGCCGAGTGCGTGACATGCAATTCGCGCGCGGCCTGGGTGACGCCGCCCAGACGGGCGGCCGCCTCGAAGCAGCGCAGCGCGGTGAGTGGCGGGATCAGTTTCATGTAAGAAATTCTGACGTAAACCGTCGATTAATGTCGCTTTTTTTGGCGAGCAGAGATGCTTAATCTATCGGCTGGATACGCCATAAACTGCGCCGGCATTGAAACTAACCTAGCGCGGCCGCTTCGGGCGCCAATGAAAGAACTTCTAACGGGAATGAGATGAAATTGATCGGAATGCTCGACTCGCCTTACGTGCGCCGGGTCGCCATCTGCCTCAAATTGCTGAAGCTCGAGTTCGAACACGAATCGCTTTCGGTGTTCAGCACCTACGACCAGTTCGCGAAGATCAACCCGGTCGTCAAAGCGCCGACGCTGATCGCCGATAACGGCCAGGTGGTGATGGACTCGACGGTGATTCTTCAGTACGCGGCGACGCTCGCCGGCCCGCAGCAGCGGTTGTTCCCGTCGCGGCCGGACGACGCGTTGCGCGCCGCCCACCTCACCGGCCTTGCGCTGGCCGCCAGCGAAAAGACCGTGCAGATCGTCTACGAACGCAATCTGCGGCCGGTGGAGAAACAACACGAGCCGTGGATCGAGCGCGTGAGCTCGCAGTTGCTCGCCGCTTATGCAGCGCTCGAACTGGATCTCGCCACCGCCCCGCCGCCCACCGAAACCGATCACTTCGACGCGGCGGATATCACCGTGGCGGTCGCGTGGCGTTTCACGCAGATGATGCTGCCGGAGATCGTCAGCGAAGACGCGTATCCGCATCTAAAGGCGTTTTCCGCGATGGCGGAAGCGTTGCCGGTGTTCGTGAGCACGCCGCCGGTGTAAGACTCGACCCACGCCCCGCTCGCCGCGACGGTCGGCGCACGCCTTCACGGCTCACTGTACGTGCCGAGACACGAAGCCGCCGCTGTGCCGTCCGTTTTGCCGTCCGTTTTGCCGCCCACTGCTACGCGACGCCTACGCACGGCGGCGACACCGATCCATAGCAACGTCCCGATCAGCAAGGCGGCCGCGACCCATGGCAACGCGATCGGGCCGTAGCGGTCGATGGCCATGCCGCCCAACGCGCCGCCGCCGGCGATCGCCAGATTCCAGACGGTGACGATCATCGATTGCGCGACGTCGGCGCCGTTGCCCGCAGCCCGCGCGGAGGCGGTTTGAAATAGCGTCGCGGCGCCGCCGAACGCTAACCCCCAGACGGCCACCCCGGTATAAACCGCGCTCCGCGTCTCGCTCGCAAGGCCCAACAGCACGACGCCGGCCGTGAACAGCACGACGCTGATCAGGGTGAGCCGCCGCAGATGCGCGTCCACCAGCGCGCCGACTATCGCGATGCTCGCCAACGCGGCCGCGCCAAACACGAACAGCACGGCGTCCACACGCGGCTCCAAGCCGGCGAGTGCGAGGAACGGCGAAATGTACGTATAGAGCAGGTTGTGCGCAAGCACATAAGCGAACATCACGGCGAGCACCGGCTTCAGCCCCGGCGAGGCCAGCACGCCGCGCAACGTCGTGCGACGCGCTGCCGGCTGACAGGCAAAATCGGGCACTTGCCAGCGTACCCAGACGAGCAGGCCGAGTGTCGCCACCGTCATCGCGCCGAACGTATAACGCCAGCCGATCGAGGCGCCCAGCAGCGTACCGAGCGGAATACCGAGCGACAACGCGAGCGGCGCGCCGGTCATCGCCAGCGCGATGGCCCGACCTTGCAGATGCGCCGGCGCCATACGCGCCGCATGCCCCGCCAGCAGCGCCCACACGAGCCCCGCCGACACGCCGGCAAAGAAGCGCGCAATCAGCGTGAGCGCGTAGTGCGTCGATAGCGTCGTCACCGTGTTGACCACGATGAATCCCGCGATGGCTGTCAGCAGCAACGGACGACGACGCCAGCCCCGCGTTGCGATCGCGAGCGGAATCGCCGACAACAACGAACCGGCCGCGTACACGGTGACCAACTGGCCGATCAGCGCGGCCGATACCCCGAGATCCGCGCTCATTTCACGTAACAGGCCGGCGGGTAAGGCCTCGGTCAGGATCGTGATGAAGCCGGCGGTGGCGAGCGCGAGCAAACCAGAAATCGGCAAACGCTCAGCCGCTCGGGTTGGCTGCGGCACGCCACCGGACCGAGTCGCGTCGAATTCGCTCATGGCCGGCTCGCCGTCTGGAGCGGCGCCGCACCGACGCCGTACACCGCGTCAATCCGCGACGACAGCGCCGTGACCTCGCTGGAAGGACTCACTGCCTCGATTGCATGTTGCATGACGACTCCGTTGAATGGGGACGCAACCATCATACGAAGCCGGTCCGCGGAGAAAAACTGGGATACAGTTCCTCACTCTACGGACAGGAATGTCCGGAATAGGAGGCGATGGTGGAAAGTCTCGGCGGGTTCGTGGTATTCGTGCAGGTCGCAGAAACACGCAGCTTCGTCACCGCCGGGCGGCTGCTCGGCGTGTCGGCGTCGGCGGTGGGCAAACGCATCGGCCGTCTCGAAGAACAGCTTGGCGTGCGGCTTTTTCATCGCAGCACGCGCAGCATCACGCTCACGACCGACGGCATCCAGTTCCTCGAACGCTGCCGGCGCATCCTCGCCGAAATCGACGCCGCCCAACTGGAACTGTCGCAAAGCGCCGGCGCACCGCGTGGCCGTTTGCGCGTGAGTCTGCCGCTGGTTGGCTCGCTGGTGCTGCCGGTACTCGCCGATTTCATGGCGGCGTATCCGGAGATCGAACTCGATCTGGATTTCACCGACCGCGTGGTCGACGTGATCGACGAAGGCTTCGACGTCGTCGTTCGTACCGGCGCGCTGGCCGATTCACGGCTGGCCGCTCGCCAGATCGGTACGTTCGGTGTGGCGCTGGTCGGTGCGCCGGCTTATTTCGCCGCGCACGGCAAGCCGCTTCGGCCGGCCGACCTCGCGAACCATATCTGTCTGCACTACCGTTATCCGAACAGCGGCAAGCTCGAAATCTGGCCGCTGCGCCGCGAGCCGGGCGAGCGCGAAGTGACGCTACCGATTTCGATGGTGTGCAACAACATCGAGACGCGCACGTGTTTCGCGATGCGTGGCTTAGGAATTGCCTGCATGCCGGATTTTTCGGTGCGGCAAGCGCTGCGCGACGGCCTGCTCTGCACGGTGCTCGACGACTACGTCGGCCGGGCGATCGACCTGAACATCGTCTGGCCGGACGGACCGAGCGTGCCGCCGCGGCTGCGCGCGTTTATCGACTTCATGGCCGAGCGTATGCCGGCGAATGTCGCGCCCGACGAACCGCAACCGCGCGCGCGTACCGCTTAGCGCAACGGCGCCTCAAACCGTCGCCAGTTCCCGCTGCGCCCCACCCTTCAGCAACTTGGCAATCGCTTCCGTTCCCATCGGCTTCGCGAAGTAGAACCCCTGCATTTCATCGCACGCGCGCTCGCGCAGGAAATCGAGTTGCGCCGACGTCTCCACGCCCTCGGCGATCACCTGCAACTTCAGCGAATGGGCGAGCGCGATGATCGCCGACGTGATCGTTTCGTCATCGGCCGACACGCCGATGTCGGAGACGAACGAGCGGTCGATCTTCAAGCGGTCCACCGGAAAACGCTTCAGATAGCTGAGACTCGAATAGCCGGTGCCGAAGTCGTCGATGGCAAGCCCAATGCCGAGCGCGTGCAGCTCGTTCAGCATCGACACCGCTTCTTCGGCGTTGCGCATGATCGTGCTTTCGGTCAGTTCGAGTTCGAGGTATTGCGGCTCCAGACCGGTTTCGGCCAGCACCTGCATCACGAGCTTCGCGATATCGCGCTGCTGGAACACCCGCGCCGACAGATTCACCGACACCCGCGTCGGCGGTAGGCCTTCGTCCTGCCAGGCCTTGTTCTGGCGACACGCCTCGCGCAGCACCCACTCGGACAGCGGCCCGATCAGCCCGCTCTCCTCGGCGAGCGGAATGAACGACGACGGCGGCACCAGCCCCACCTCCGGATCGCGCCAGCGCACCAGCGCCTCGGTACCGACAATCTGCCCGCTGCTAATGTCCACCTGCGGCTGGTAGTGCAGCAGGAATTCGTTGTCGCGCAGCGCGCGCCGCAGACGCCGCTCCAGATTCAGACGCGCGCCGGCGCTCGCGTTCATCTCCGGCTGATAGAACTGGAACGTGTTGCGGCCCATGTCCTTCGCGCGATACATCGCGAGGTCGGCCTTTTTCATCAGCGTTTCGGCGTCTTCCCCGTCTTGCGGGAACAGGCTCGCGCCCATGCTGCAGCCCACGTACAGCTCGGTGCCGTCGAGCCACACCGGCTCGGAGATCGACGCGCGCACGCGCTCCATCCACGCAATCAGCGATTGTTCGTCGACGGTGTCGGTCATCACGATCACGAACTCGTCGCCGCCGTGGCGCGCCACCGTGTCGCTAGTGCGCGTGCAGCGCGCGAGCCGCTCGGCCACCACGCTCAACAGCCGGTCGCCGACGCTATGGCCGAGACTGTCGTTGACGTTCTTGAAGCCATCCAGATCGATGAACACGACCGCGACGCCCTTATGCTGACGCTGCGCGACGATCAACGCATGCTGCAAGCGGTCGCGCAGCAGATTGCGGTTCGGCAGGCGTGTCAGGCTGTCGTAGTTGGCCTGGTATTCGAGCTGCTCCTGATAGCGCATCAGATCGGTCACGTCGTTGATCACGCCGATGTGATGCGTGATCACGCCGTCCGTATTCGGCACCGGCGCAATGAACAGCTGATTCCAGAACAGCGCGCCGTCCTTGCGATAGTTGCGCACCACCGCGCTGACTTCGCGGTTCGCGCCGAGCGCCTGACGGATCAGCGCGACGCCTTCCTGATCGCGGTCGTCGCGCTGCAACACGCGGCAATCGTGGCCGATCACTTCGGCGGGATCGTAGCCGGTGATACGCATGAACGCCGGGTTCACGTATTCGATCAGATTGCCCGTCGGCGACGGCGCCGTGATCAGAATCGCGTTGACGCTCGCGTCGAGCGCGCGGCTTTGCAGGCGCAGCGCGAGATCGGCGCGCTTGCGTTCAGTGATGTCGGTGTACGAACCGAGCACGCCGATCACGCGGCCGTCGCCGTCGGTGAACGGCAGCTTGCTCGTGACCGTGGTGCGATGCACGCCGTCGATCACCAGATCGACTTCAAAACTCATCTTCGGCACGCCGGTGCTCACCACTTCCTTATCGTGATCGTTGAGCAGGTCGGCGAAGGCGCGCCACGGCAGGTCGGTGTCGGTCTTGCCGACCACCTGCTCGGGATAGGCGAGGCCCGCGTCGCGCGCGAACGCCATATTGCAGCCGAGATAGCGTGACTCCAGGTCCTTCCAGAAAATCCGCTGCGGAATGTTGTCGATCACCGCTTCGAGCATCTGGTTCGAACGCTGCGCTTCGGCTTCGGCGTTGATCTTGTCGGTAACGTCGTCGGCCAGCACGAAAAACGCGGAGCGGCCCATGAAGTTCAGCGCGTGATACGAGATGTCGGCGCTGATCGTCGAGCCGTCCTTGCGCCGGTGATGCCAGATGCCCGCCATCGTGCGGCCGCGCGGCGCCATTTCGCTGCGCTGCAGATGCGATTCGAGCCGCGCGATTTCCACGTTCGGCCGGATCGCGCGAATCGTCATGCCGAGAAATTCGCTCTCGGCGTAGCCGTATTGCTGGATCGCGGCCGCGTTGACGGCGAGAAACCGCATCGTTTCGCGATCGAAGATGTACATCGGCACCGGATGATCGTCGAACAGGCCGCGAAAGCGCTCGTCGTTGCGGCCGAGCGCGCGCACGGTGCGCAGTTTTTCGCGGGCGCTGCTTTCGCGGGCGCCGAAGGTGAAGATCAGCAGCGCGCTGCCGGCCAGCATGGTGACGATCAGCAGGAACATGGCGCGCTGGGTTTCGCTGGCCGATGCCGAGAGCGACGCCTGCAGCGCGCGGCTCTCCTCACTGCGCAAGGCCGCGAGACCGGCTTCCACGCGATCGAGGCCGAGCCCGAGATGCGTATAGGTCGACGCGGCCCACGCGCGCGACGCGCTCGGCTCGGCGCTGACGCTTTTCAACAGCGCATCGTCGATGTCGTGTTGCAAAGCGTGGCTGTCGGCGCTCAGTCTCGCCAGCTTGTCGAGCATGGCCGGTTCGCCGGCCAGTTCGCTGCGCAGGTCGCGCTCAAGGCCCGCGAGCGCCGCCCGCGTCGTGCTGGCCGCGCTGACCGGCGCCGGCTCCCCCGTCGCCTCGAAGCGGCCGAGCGTGGCGAGACCGCCGTCGAGCGCCGTCTGGTAGGCGTCGAGGTTCTCGCGCACGCTGGTCGAACGCAGCACGCGCGCGTCGGCATCGCGCTGACCGCAAATCTGCGAATAAGCGACGAACGCGTTCGCGCCGACCGCGGCAGCGACGACTGCCAGATTGATCAGCAGCCGCTTCGATAAAAAAGAATTCATGGATTCCGAACGTCAGATCGTTCCGAGGGCGGGAGCGCGCGGTCGCTTTCGGTGCGTCAGGCCGCATCGATGCGAGTTTTTTTACGCGCCAACCCATGGATAACGGCAAGGTTCGGAGCGGGTTGAGGGTGTGGGTGAAAAAATAGGCAACTTGGGGTAGGCGGCGGGATTCGGGCGCTGCCGGTTAGGCGATTTCGGCCAGACGGTTTCGGTTCGGCGGTTTCGGCCAGACCCACCGGCCAAGCGTCCTTAGTTAGCCGCCCCCAGCTAGGCGCCGCCGCCAAATTCCTTCATGGCCGGCACGAAGTCGTGGTTGGCCTCCGGCTTGCGCGACAGCTTGGCGAGCACGTAGCGCTTGAACGGATCGAGCTCGGCCCAGCGAGCCACGCTCGGCGCGGTCAGACCGGCTAATCCCGCCTGGTGCGTGACGCCTTCCGGCACGCTGTCGGTACGGCGCCAGAGCGGTGCTTCCTCGGGTGTGAACCACTCCGGCTCGACATTGGCGTGAGTGCGTAGCATTTCGAACAGCGCGTGGTCGAAATTCGGTTCGATTTCCGTGTCGTCGTCGACCGGAAAACGCGCCAGCAGTTTGCGGTCTTCGAGCGGCAGCATTTGCCACTGCGCGAGCGTGATACGCAAACCGAAACGGTCGAGGTTGAAGCGAACCGACATCGGGATGAACGTGAAATTCTCCGAAGACTCGACCTCGAAGTTGAACAGAAGCGGTGCTTCGTTGAGTCCCATGACAGTGTCCTCGTGGATAGCGGGCAACATGCAAGCCCGGCTTGAGGTATTTTAGAACCTTATTCGCGCGGTGACGGCACGCGGCGGCACGAGGGCGGCCCATCCGCGCCCCGCGCTGCGGCGCGGAAGAAACGCGGCACGCCGCTGGCATGCAGGCGGCAAGGTATAGGAGTGAGTGAGTTTGAACGAACTGGAAACAGCCGGACAACCGGGCGCAGTGGAGCGTCAGGTGCACCGGCATCGCGGCGCGGCGGTTGAAACCGTCACCGATCACGTCGGTCAGGAATGGCCGGTCGCGCTCGTCTTCAACGGTATTTCGCACGCGGTGATGATGTGTACGCCGCGCGATCTGGAAGCGTTCGCGGTCGGTTTCGCGATTTCGGAAGGCATCGTGGCGCGCGGCAGCGACATTCACGACATCGAAGTCGAGCTGCACGACGACGGCGAATTGCCGCATGCCGAAGTGCAATTGCAGGTGGTACAGCAGGCCTTCGTCGCGCTGAAGGAAAAGCGCCGCGCGCTCGCCGGACGCACCGGCTGCGGCGTCTGCGGAATCGAAAGTATCGATCTGCTGGATCTGAACCCGGAACGGGTGCCCGATACCGGCTTTTTACAACGGCTCGCACCGGACGCGATCGCCCGCGCCGCCCATGATTTGCCCGAACACCAGGCGCTGACGCGGCTGACCGGCGGCCTGCACGCCGCCGCGTGGTGCGATGCGGCAGGCGCGATCCGCTACGCGTTCGAAGATGTTGGCCGTCATAACGCGCTCGACAAGCTGATCGGCCAGCTCGTGCTGGATCGCGTGGATACGAAAGAGGGTTTTGTGTTTCTGTCGAGCCGCGCCAGTTACGAGCTGGTGCGCAAAGCGGCGCGCGTCGAGGTGCCGATGGTCGCGACGATCTCGGCGCCGTCGTCGCTGGCCATTGCGATTGCCCGCAAGGCGGGCGTGCGGCTGGTGAGCTTCTGCCGCGAGACGAGCTACGTCGACTACGACACGTTGCAGCCGGCGCCGGGTTGAGCGTCGAGTTGAGCGCGGCATGCATCGGCATCCCACGCCACGGGATTGACTTCAAATCTGGCCTCTTTTCGGCGAATTACACGCGCTCCGATCGGCTCACACTAGCATCGTGCCAATCGAGAGAGCCGCCCGAAAATGTCATCCCGTCACGCCAAAAATCGTCCGTTCGGTCTTGATCTGCCTGAGCTGTTTACGTCCGAACCGATGCTCCCTGCGGGTGTCGATGCCGACATGATGGACGGCCTGCACCGCTCCTCCGGGAAAGTCTTGCAGCTTGCCACGCTGACCCATCAAGCCGTGGCGCGCGGCGACGCGGCGGCGGCGGAAGCGGCACGGGCATCGCTCGAACAGCAGCTCGCCATCTCTACCAGCCTGATCGACCAGCTTCTGCTCGACGGCACGGACCAACCTACGACACATTGAGCAGCCGGAAGGCCAGGCGGAATTCATCGCCGTATCGCGGCAATGTCGCAACTCCGAGAACTGAAATGAGTGCTTTGACCGTAATTCTCTGCATCTGGGCGATGGTCGCCTTTTGCGCGATTCTTTTCATTCGCGGCGCAACGGCGCGCGTGAAACGGCCAGCGGCGCCGCATAAGCGTCCGGCACGCTTTTCGATCGCGGAATAACGCGCGCGGGTCGGGCGATGGCGCTTTTATGCGCGTCGCCCTCCCCGTGTTGCAACAACGCTTACGGAAACGCCCGGAAATCCGGCTTGCGCTTCTCGAAGAACGCCTTGAACGCTTCGCGCGCTTCCGGCGCGAGCAGCATCTTGCCGAAATGCACGGCTTCTTCCGACATCTGCGTCTGCAATTCCTGCTGGCTCGCGCGCTTCATCAAACTCTTCGTCACGCGCAGTGACGAGGCCGGCAACGCCGCCAGCTTCGCAGCCTGCGCAGCAGCGAACGCATCCACTTCACTCGCCGGCAACACGCGATTTACAAAGCCCATGCGTTGCGCTTCGGTCACGTCGAACGCTTCGCCGAGCAGCAGCTTTTCCGCCGCCGCCTGATAGCCGCCCACACGCTGCAGCAGCAAGCTCGACGCCGCTTCCGGGCACAGCCCGAGTTGCGCGAACGGCAGCGAAAAGCTGGCGGTGTCGGCCGCATAGACCAGATCGCAATGCAGCAGCAGCGTCGTGCCGATGCCCACGGCCGGACCCGCCACCGACGCCACCACCGGTTTCTCCGCCGAGCTGATCGCGCGCAGGAACTGGAACACCGGCGCGTTTTCGCCCATCGGTGGCGATTTCATGAAGTCTTCGAGATCGTTGCCGGCGCTGAAAATACCCGCGCTGCCGCGAATCAGAATCGCGCGCACCGAGGTGTCGGCTTGCGCGTCGACCAGCGCGTCGGCCATGGTCTGATACATCGCGGCCGTGATCGCGTTTTTCTTGTCGGGCCGGTTGAAGGCAATCGTCAGCACGCCGTCGGCGCGCTCGACCAGAATATCCATTGTCATCTCCTTCTTCTCCTCGTGATCCTGCTGAGAATGTGGAAACGGTTCGCAAGCCAGCCGGCCTGCGAACCGTTCCGCGGTCCTTAAGGGGTGCCCATGGGGACCTGTGCAAACACCGGGGTGGCCGGCGTTATCCGGTTTACAGACGCTCGATAATGCCTGCCGCGCCCATGCCGGTGCCGACGCACATCGTCAC is a genomic window of Paraburkholderia bryophila containing:
- a CDS encoding enoyl-CoA hydratase, which produces MTMDILVERADGVLTIAFNRPDKKNAITAAMYQTMADALVDAQADTSVRAILIRGSAGIFSAGNDLEDFMKSPPMGENAPVFQFLRAISSAEKPVVASVAGPAVGIGTTLLLHCDLVYAADTASFSLPFAQLGLCPEAASSLLLQRVGGYQAAAEKLLLGEAFDVTEAQRMGFVNRVLPASEVDAFAAAQAAKLAALPASSLRVTKSLMKRASQQELQTQMSEEAVHFGKMLLAPEAREAFKAFFEKRKPDFRAFP
- a CDS encoding sensor domain-containing protein; the encoded protein is MNSFLSKRLLINLAVVAAAVGANAFVAYSQICGQRDADARVLRSTSVRENLDAYQTALDGGLATLGRFEATGEPAPVSAASTTRAALAGLERDLRSELAGEPAMLDKLARLSADSHALQHDIDDALLKSVSAEPSASRAWAASTYTHLGLGLDRVEAGLAALRSEESRALQASLSASASETQRAMFLLIVTMLAGSALLIFTFGARESSAREKLRTVRALGRNDERFRGLFDDHPVPMYIFDRETMRFLAVNAAAIQQYGYAESEFLGMTIRAIRPNVEIARLESHLQRSEMAPRGRTMAGIWHHRRKDGSTISADISYHALNFMGRSAFFVLADDVTDKINAEAEAQRSNQMLEAVIDNIPQRIFWKDLESRYLGCNMAFARDAGLAYPEQVVGKTDTDLPWRAFADLLNDHDKEVVSTGVPKMSFEVDLVIDGVHRTTVTSKLPFTDGDGRVIGVLGSYTDITERKRADLALRLQSRALDASVNAILITAPSPTGNLIEYVNPAFMRITGYDPAEVIGHDCRVLQRDDRDQEGVALIRQALGANREVSAVVRNYRKDGALFWNQLFIAPVPNTDGVITHHIGVINDVTDLMRYQEQLEYQANYDSLTRLPNRNLLRDRLQHALIVAQRQHKGVAVVFIDLDGFKNVNDSLGHSVGDRLLSVVAERLARCTRTSDTVARHGGDEFVIVMTDTVDEQSLIAWMERVRASISEPVWLDGTELYVGCSMGASLFPQDGEDAETLMKKADLAMYRAKDMGRNTFQFYQPEMNASAGARLNLERRLRRALRDNEFLLHYQPQVDISSGQIVGTEALVRWRDPEVGLVPPSSFIPLAEESGLIGPLSEWVLREACRQNKAWQDEGLPPTRVSVNLSARVFQQRDIAKLVMQVLAETGLEPQYLELELTESTIMRNAEEAVSMLNELHALGIGLAIDDFGTGYSSLSYLKRFPVDRLKIDRSFVSDIGVSADDETITSAIIALAHSLKLQVIAEGVETSAQLDFLRERACDEMQGFYFAKPMGTEAIAKLLKGGAQRELATV
- a CDS encoding nitrate reductase associated protein, which produces MGLNEAPLLFNFEVESSENFTFIPMSVRFNLDRFGLRITLAQWQMLPLEDRKLLARFPVDDDTEIEPNFDHALFEMLRTHANVEPEWFTPEEAPLWRRTDSVPEGVTHQAGLAGLTAPSVARWAELDPFKRYVLAKLSRKPEANHDFVPAMKEFGGGA
- the fdhD gene encoding formate dehydrogenase accessory sulfurtransferase FdhD, whose product is MNELETAGQPGAVERQVHRHRGAAVETVTDHVGQEWPVALVFNGISHAVMMCTPRDLEAFAVGFAISEGIVARGSDIHDIEVELHDDGELPHAEVQLQVVQQAFVALKEKRRALAGRTGCGVCGIESIDLLDLNPERVPDTGFLQRLAPDAIARAAHDLPEHQALTRLTGGLHAAAWCDAAGAIRYAFEDVGRHNALDKLIGQLVLDRVDTKEGFVFLSSRASYELVRKAARVEVPMVATISAPSSLAIAIARKAGVRLVSFCRETSYVDYDTLQPAPG